In one Nicotiana sylvestris chromosome 8, ASM39365v2, whole genome shotgun sequence genomic region, the following are encoded:
- the LOC104231744 gene encoding heterogeneous nuclear ribonucleoprotein Q-like isoform X1, with amino-acid sequence MPPKAVRKTPTGSGSKRGGRTARGIPKSQAKTELKAEEVVEEKPEVKTVEPEPKEKTVEPEPEDRAETEMEAKSVENGAVSEKKEDDVKESVDQYEKGERLDLEDNDPEYEPEEYGTVDYDEGEMAHDDIQEEGDEIEEEPEEGDVGEEEEGDVVEEEEGDMAGDVHEEIEGDEEDDHAGKEHVEMVDAAEEEEHHEVVKERRKRKEFEIFVGGLDKDATDDDLRKVFSKVGEVIEVRLMMNSQTKKNKGFAFLRFATVEQAKRAWTELKNPVVNGKQCGVSPSQDNDTLFLGNVCKSWSKEALKEKLKHYGVDNIEDLTLVEDTNNEGMNRGFAFLEFSARSEAMDAFKRLQKRDVMFGVDRPAKVSFEDSFIDPGDEIMAEVKTVFVDGLSASWDEDRVQELLKEYGKIEKVELARNMPSAKRKDFGFVTFDTHDAAVTCAKSINNEELGEGDNKVKVRARLSRPLQRGRGKYGGRGDLRPRHMPLRSLRAPWGRTVPHSRPIRGTRVSTRLPPVVGRGFKRPATLRDRRAVMALPPRGRPMAPPPRRSYERRPPVPSYSKSSLKREYGRREEIPPPRNRALAEYPSRVHSDRRASYRDEYSSRGSGYPEMPRGSHSAGRRAYVDDGYGQRFERPPPSYRDGRGREYDSMSGSKRPYSAVDDVHPRYAEAGVRHSRARLDYELGSGSGSQYGDAYGDSRLGRSSLGYGGSRSSLSSQDSHGMYSSSRQGMNYGGGSYGGSDGDGMYSSSYGGDYMSRGSDVGSSLYSSRSMGGSGYMGSGGSGSYY; translated from the exons ATGCCCCCGAAAGCAGTAAGAAAGACACCTACTGGATCTGGATCCAAAAGAGGTGGCCGTACAGCTCGTGGGATCCCAAAGTCTCAGGCAAAGACCGAATTGAAGGCGGAGGAGGTCGTTGAGGAAAAGCCCGAAGTGAAAACCGTGGAACCGGAGCCCAAGGAAAAAACCGTGGAACCGGAGCCCGAGGACCGGGCCGAAACTGAGATGGAGGCGAAATCTGTGGAGAATGGGGCGGTTTCGGAGAAGA AGGAGGATGATGTGAAAGAGTCAGTCGATCAATATGAAAAAGGTGAGCGATTAGATTTGGAGGATAATGACCCTGAATATGAACCTGAAGAGTATGGAACGGTTGATTATGACGAGGGAGAAATGGCACATGATGACATTCAGGAAGAGGGAGATGAAATAGAAGAAGAACCTGAAGAGGGAGATGTTGGtgaagaggaagagggtgatgttgttgaagaggaagagggtgatatGGCTGGAGATGTTCACGAGGAAATTGAAGGTGATGAAGAAGATGATCATGCTGGGAAGGAGCATGTTGAGATGGTTGATGCAGCCGAGGAGGAAGAACATCATGaagttgttaaagaaagacgtaAGCGAAAGGAATTTGAAATATTTGTTGGTGGCTTGGACAAGGATGCCACTGATGATGATCTCAGGAAGGTCTTCAGTAAAGTTGGTGAGGTTATCGAAGTGAGGCTTATGATGAATTCTCAGACAAAGAAGAATAAAGGATTTGCATTCCTGAGATTTGCCACTGTAGAACAAGCAAAACGAGCTTGGACTGAGCTGAAAAATCCAGTG GTTAATGGCAAACAATGTGGTGTTTCTCCGAGTCAAGACAATGATACTCTGTTTTTGGGTAACGTATGCAAGTCCTGGTCAAAAGAAGCT TTAAAAGAGAAGCTGAAGCATTACGGTGTTGACAATATTGAGGATTTGACATTGGTCGAAGACACTAATAATGAAGGAATGAATCGGGGATTTGCTTTCTTGGAGTTCTCTGCACGTTCGGAGGCCATGGATGCTTTTAAGCGGTTACAGAAGAGAGATGTTATGTTTGGAGTTGATAGGCCTGCAAAGGTGTCTTTTGAGGATTCATTCATCGATCCTGGTGATGAAATCATGGCAGAG GTTAAAACAGTGTTTGTTGATGGTCTTTCGGCATCTTGGGACGAGGATCGCGTGCAGGAACTTCTTAAAGAATATGGGAAGATTGAAAAAGTTGAGCTTGCCAGAAATATGCCTTCAGCCAAGAGAAAGGACTTTGGATTTGTCACCTTTGACACCCATGATGCTGCAGTTACATGTGCTAAAAGCATTAATAACGAGGAATTGGGTGAAGGAGATAACAAG GTTAAAGTTAGGGCCAGATTATCAAGACCCCTTCAGAGGGGCAGAGGAAAATATGGTGGAAGAGGAGATTTACGACCTAGGCATATGCCTCTGCGTAGTCTCCGTGCCCCTTGGGGTCGTACAGTTCCACATAGTCGCCCTATTCGAGGGACTAGAGTTAGTACACGTTTGCCTCCTGTAGTTGGTCGTGGTTTTAAACGACCCGCAACATTGAGGGATAGACGGGCAGTGATGGCTTTGCCTCCTAGGGGCAGACCCATGGCTCCACCACCTAGAAGGTCATATGAACGGAGACCACCTG TTCCCTCTTATTCAAAGAGTAGCTTGAAGAGGGAATATGGACGGCGCGAGGAAATCCCTCCTCCTAGAAACAGAGCACTAGCTGAGTATCCTTCGAGGGTTCATTCTGACAGACGTGCATCATATAGGGATGAATATTCTTCCCGCGGCTCTGGTTACCCTGAAATGCCTAGAGGTAGTCACTCTGCAGGAAGGAGAGCTTATGTTGATGATGGATATGGGCAACGGTTTGAAAGGCCTCCTCCATCTTACCGCGATGGACGTGGTCGTGAATATGACTCTATGTCTGGTTCAAAACGTCCATACAGTGCAGTG GATGATGTTCATCCCCGCTATGCTGAGGCAGGTGTGCGCCATTCTCGTGCTCGTTTGGATTATGAACTTGGCAGCGGGAGTGGTTCTCAATATGGAGATGCATATGGTGACAG TAGACTTGGGAGATCAAGTCTTGGATATGGTGGCAGCAGGAGCTCCCTTTCTAGTCAAGATTCTCATGGGATGTATAGTAGCAGTCGTCAGGGTATGAACTATGGTGGAG GCTCCTATGGTGGAAGTGATGGGGATGGAATGTATTCATCCAGCTATGGTGGTGATTACATGTCTCGTGGCAGTGAT GTTGGCTCCTCGCTTTATTCTAGTCGTAGTATGGGTGGCAGTGGTTATATGGGAAGTGGTGGGTCTGGTTCTTACTATTAA
- the LOC104231744 gene encoding heterogeneous nuclear ribonucleoprotein Q-like isoform X2, which yields MPPKAVRKTPTGSGSKRGGRTARGIPKSQAKTELKAEEVVEEKPEVKTVEPEPKEKTVEPEPEDRAETEMEAKSVENGAVSEKKEDDVKESVDQYEKGERLDLEDNDPEYEPEEYGTVDYDEGEMAHDDIQEEGDEIEEEPEEGDVGEEEEGDVVEEEEGDMAGDVHEEIEGDEEDDHAGKEHVEMVDAAEEEEHHEVVKERRKRKEFEIFVGGLDKDATDDDLRKVFSKVGEVIEVRLMMNSQTKKNKGFAFLRFATVEQAKRAWTELKNPVVNGKQCGVSPSQDNDTLFLGNVCKSWSKEALKEKLKHYGVDNIEDLTLVEDTNNEGMNRGFAFLEFSARSEAMDAFKRLQKRDVMFGVDRPAKVSFEDSFIDPGDEIMAEVKTVFVDGLSASWDEDRVQELLKEYGKIEKVELARNMPSAKRKDFGFVTFDTHDAAVTCAKSINNEELGEGDNKVKVRARLSRPLQRGRGKYGGRGDLRPRHMPLRSLRAPWGRTVPHSRPIRGTRVSTRLPPVVGRGFKRPATLRDRRAVMALPPRGRPMAPPPRRSYERRPPVPSYSKSSLKREYGRREEIPPPRNRALAEYPSRVHSDRRASYRDEYSSRGSGYPEMPRGSHSAGRRAYVDDGYGQRFERPPPSYRDGRGREYDSMSGSKRPYSAVDDVHPRYAEAGVRHSRARLDYELGSGSGSQYGDAYGDRLGRSSLGYGGSRSSLSSQDSHGMYSSSRQGMNYGGGSYGGSDGDGMYSSSYGGDYMSRGSDVGSSLYSSRSMGGSGYMGSGGSGSYY from the exons ATGCCCCCGAAAGCAGTAAGAAAGACACCTACTGGATCTGGATCCAAAAGAGGTGGCCGTACAGCTCGTGGGATCCCAAAGTCTCAGGCAAAGACCGAATTGAAGGCGGAGGAGGTCGTTGAGGAAAAGCCCGAAGTGAAAACCGTGGAACCGGAGCCCAAGGAAAAAACCGTGGAACCGGAGCCCGAGGACCGGGCCGAAACTGAGATGGAGGCGAAATCTGTGGAGAATGGGGCGGTTTCGGAGAAGA AGGAGGATGATGTGAAAGAGTCAGTCGATCAATATGAAAAAGGTGAGCGATTAGATTTGGAGGATAATGACCCTGAATATGAACCTGAAGAGTATGGAACGGTTGATTATGACGAGGGAGAAATGGCACATGATGACATTCAGGAAGAGGGAGATGAAATAGAAGAAGAACCTGAAGAGGGAGATGTTGGtgaagaggaagagggtgatgttgttgaagaggaagagggtgatatGGCTGGAGATGTTCACGAGGAAATTGAAGGTGATGAAGAAGATGATCATGCTGGGAAGGAGCATGTTGAGATGGTTGATGCAGCCGAGGAGGAAGAACATCATGaagttgttaaagaaagacgtaAGCGAAAGGAATTTGAAATATTTGTTGGTGGCTTGGACAAGGATGCCACTGATGATGATCTCAGGAAGGTCTTCAGTAAAGTTGGTGAGGTTATCGAAGTGAGGCTTATGATGAATTCTCAGACAAAGAAGAATAAAGGATTTGCATTCCTGAGATTTGCCACTGTAGAACAAGCAAAACGAGCTTGGACTGAGCTGAAAAATCCAGTG GTTAATGGCAAACAATGTGGTGTTTCTCCGAGTCAAGACAATGATACTCTGTTTTTGGGTAACGTATGCAAGTCCTGGTCAAAAGAAGCT TTAAAAGAGAAGCTGAAGCATTACGGTGTTGACAATATTGAGGATTTGACATTGGTCGAAGACACTAATAATGAAGGAATGAATCGGGGATTTGCTTTCTTGGAGTTCTCTGCACGTTCGGAGGCCATGGATGCTTTTAAGCGGTTACAGAAGAGAGATGTTATGTTTGGAGTTGATAGGCCTGCAAAGGTGTCTTTTGAGGATTCATTCATCGATCCTGGTGATGAAATCATGGCAGAG GTTAAAACAGTGTTTGTTGATGGTCTTTCGGCATCTTGGGACGAGGATCGCGTGCAGGAACTTCTTAAAGAATATGGGAAGATTGAAAAAGTTGAGCTTGCCAGAAATATGCCTTCAGCCAAGAGAAAGGACTTTGGATTTGTCACCTTTGACACCCATGATGCTGCAGTTACATGTGCTAAAAGCATTAATAACGAGGAATTGGGTGAAGGAGATAACAAG GTTAAAGTTAGGGCCAGATTATCAAGACCCCTTCAGAGGGGCAGAGGAAAATATGGTGGAAGAGGAGATTTACGACCTAGGCATATGCCTCTGCGTAGTCTCCGTGCCCCTTGGGGTCGTACAGTTCCACATAGTCGCCCTATTCGAGGGACTAGAGTTAGTACACGTTTGCCTCCTGTAGTTGGTCGTGGTTTTAAACGACCCGCAACATTGAGGGATAGACGGGCAGTGATGGCTTTGCCTCCTAGGGGCAGACCCATGGCTCCACCACCTAGAAGGTCATATGAACGGAGACCACCTG TTCCCTCTTATTCAAAGAGTAGCTTGAAGAGGGAATATGGACGGCGCGAGGAAATCCCTCCTCCTAGAAACAGAGCACTAGCTGAGTATCCTTCGAGGGTTCATTCTGACAGACGTGCATCATATAGGGATGAATATTCTTCCCGCGGCTCTGGTTACCCTGAAATGCCTAGAGGTAGTCACTCTGCAGGAAGGAGAGCTTATGTTGATGATGGATATGGGCAACGGTTTGAAAGGCCTCCTCCATCTTACCGCGATGGACGTGGTCGTGAATATGACTCTATGTCTGGTTCAAAACGTCCATACAGTGCAGTG GATGATGTTCATCCCCGCTATGCTGAGGCAGGTGTGCGCCATTCTCGTGCTCGTTTGGATTATGAACTTGGCAGCGGGAGTGGTTCTCAATATGGAGATGCATATGGTGACAG ACTTGGGAGATCAAGTCTTGGATATGGTGGCAGCAGGAGCTCCCTTTCTAGTCAAGATTCTCATGGGATGTATAGTAGCAGTCGTCAGGGTATGAACTATGGTGGAG GCTCCTATGGTGGAAGTGATGGGGATGGAATGTATTCATCCAGCTATGGTGGTGATTACATGTCTCGTGGCAGTGAT GTTGGCTCCTCGCTTTATTCTAGTCGTAGTATGGGTGGCAGTGGTTATATGGGAAGTGGTGGGTCTGGTTCTTACTATTAA